A section of the Harmonia axyridis chromosome 2, icHarAxyr1.1, whole genome shotgun sequence genome encodes:
- the LOC123672326 gene encoding uncharacterized protein LOC123672326 — MDDLKLYAANEEEMKKLLRIVASFTKTIGMEIGMDKCAVVHVRRGQIREGEGLAVMEDLTIPRLSAQEHYKYLGIQQALDIKMPEMKNIFREKYFTRVKKILQSKLNAKAMFMSMNRWALPCLSYSFGVIKWTAAELKELDIKTRALLTRHGIHHPHASSNRLYIRRQEGGRGLQNIEKTYNETIVSMREYFHAQNSPLLQAICRSDENLSALNLSSRERPVGGVTEVQLIREWHGKALHGRYPGNLEKNNINKKESLTYLRAGYLYPETEGRLISIQDQVVPTRSYIKNITGRNIPTDRCRRCLQGTESIQHVVSSCSLLAPTDYTERHNAMARVFHRAIAEETGLIKTAKKAYEYTPCTVLENDTYKLYWDMVITTDKPIPHNRPDIVLFDKGRRSAKIMDVTVPADDNISKAFTEKLTKYQDLAFELKTTYDLRSVVILPLIISTSGLVEAHLEEYTLMLGLQKELISTAQKQVILATTRIVRKFLSTS, encoded by the coding sequence atggatgATCTCAAATTATATGCTGCTAATGAAgaggaaatgaaaaaacttctcAGGATAGTTGCGTCCTTCACGAAGACTATAGGGATGGAAATTGGGATGGATAAGTGCGCGGTGGTTCACGTAAGAAGGGGGCAAATACGGGAAGGCGAAGGGCTGGCAGTCATGGAGGATTTAACAATACCTAGGCTTAGCGCACAAGAACATTATAAATACTTAGGAATACAACAAGCTTTGGACATAAAGATGCCTGAAATGAAGAACATCTTTCGAGAAAAATACTTTACGAGAGTAAAAAAAATACTGCAGTCCAAGCTGAATGCTAAAGCGATGTTTATGTCAATGAACAGGTGGGCTCTTCCGTGTTTGTCGTACTCATTTGGTGTCATCAAGTGGACTGCTGCAGAATTGAAAGAGCTCGATATCAAAACACGAGCACTCTTAACAAGGCACGGAATTCACCACCCACATGCGTCATCTAATCGACTATACATCCGAAGACAGGAAGGAGGGAGAGGTCTGCAGAACATAGAAAAAACATACAACGAAACAATCGTAAGCATGCGAGAATATTTTCATGCACAAAACTCACCTCTTTTGCAGGCTATATGTCGGAGTGATGAGAATTTAAGTGCATTAAATCTCAGCAGCCGCGAGAGGCCGGTTGGTGGTGTAACAGAGGTGCAACTCATTCGGGAGTGGCATGGCAAGGCACTCCATGGGAGGTATCCTGGTAACctggaaaaaaataacatcaataaAAAGGAATCACTAACTTACCTTAGGGCTGGATACCTATACCCAGAAACGGAGGGCCGACTCATTTCCATCCAGGATCAGGTGGTCCCGACGAGATCCTATATAAAAAACATAACGGGAAGGAACATACCAACTGATAGATGCCGTAGATGCTTGCAGGGGACGGAATCTATACAACACGTCGTGTCCTCATGTTCCCTCTTAGCGCCAACAGACTACACAGAAAGGCATAATGCCATGGCAAGGGTTTTTCATCGTGCCATTGCTGAAGAAACTGGATTAATAAAAACAGCAAAGAAGGCATATGAGTATACTCCGTGCACAGTTTTGGAAAACGACACATATAAACTTTATTGGGATATGGTCATAACAACGGACAAACCAATACCGCATAATAGACCGGATATAGTGCTTTTCGACAAAGGGCGAAGATCTGCCAAAATCATGGATGTCACGGTCCCAGCTGATGATAACATATCAAAAGCATTCACGGAGAAGCTTACGAAGTATCAAGACCTTGCCTTCGAATTGAAGACTACTTACGATCTCAGGTCGGTGGTGATTCTCCCTCTCATAATTTCCACCAGTGGGCTGGTTGAGGCACACCTAGAGGAGTACACTCTCATGCTGGGTCTACAAAAAGAGTTGATAAGTACTGCACAGAAACAGGTTATTCTTGCTACCACAAGGATAGTGCGAAAGTTCCTTTCTACCTCCTGA